The Polyangia bacterium genome has a segment encoding these proteins:
- a CDS encoding OsmC family protein produces MSEHKASIHWERSGPDMLKGKFSREHTWVFDGGLTVKASASPSVVPAPYSNPAGVDPEEAFVASLSSCHMLTYIYLASRQGFLIDSYRDDAVGVLSKNDQGALWISAVTLRPQIIYSGEKRPTPAEEDELHHRAHEQCFISNSVKTAVTVAASE; encoded by the coding sequence ATGTCAGAGCACAAGGCATCAATTCATTGGGAGCGCAGCGGACCGGACATGTTGAAAGGAAAATTTTCCCGAGAACACACCTGGGTATTTGACGGCGGGTTAACCGTCAAAGCTTCAGCCTCGCCATCAGTTGTTCCGGCACCGTATTCAAACCCAGCCGGCGTCGATCCGGAGGAGGCCTTCGTCGCCTCGTTGTCCAGTTGCCACATGCTGACCTATATATACTTGGCTTCCAGGCAAGGGTTTCTGATCGACAGCTATCGTGACGACGCGGTGGGCGTTTTGTCCAAGAATGACCAGGGCGCTCTTTGGATCAGCGCGGTGACGCTGCGCCCCCAAATCATTTACAGCGGCGAAAAGCGACCGACTCCCGCCGAAGAAGACGAGCTGCATCATCGCGCGCACGAGCAGTGCTTCATCTCGAATTCGGTGAAGACCGCGGTGACTGTGGCGGCGTCCGAATAA
- a CDS encoding LamG domain-containing protein, with protein sequence MLTARMALAFGVWVVPAFVFGCSFSPTLPLNKIVCSGPQDCPTDYPACAAGACVKAVAADAATDARAAGNDATVDQTDTPSSDVASEGGQGTGGPAGTGGQAGTGGPVGTGGQAGTGGQDAAVDQPPDAAEVAPPDWPVCTPPSGVIDLSTGLIVYLQLDEDSGNPTINDSSVNHLVTTVNALLGGASWVSGRFGSGLSLHGGTNGAWISVEGTDTSAVNKISDGITVSAWAKFPVGSPPDGSLLSRRAAGPKGYLYRFSVAGGQLRAQLHTANGTNVDLTANQPLPTDGRWMHLAMTYTDTGPTPGVELFVNGDTFGRVSFALQFGAEETALLMGGDEDPAAVMPATAITNRFAGALDELAVYNLALSATQMKALACGAQPAVVTAKAMVGTR encoded by the coding sequence ATGTTGACGGCGCGAATGGCGCTTGCTTTCGGTGTCTGGGTGGTGCCGGCGTTCGTGTTTGGTTGTTCTTTCTCGCCCACGCTGCCGCTTAACAAGATCGTCTGCAGCGGGCCGCAGGATTGTCCGACCGACTATCCGGCGTGCGCGGCTGGCGCCTGCGTGAAGGCGGTCGCCGCCGACGCCGCCACCGACGCTCGCGCCGCAGGCAACGACGCCACCGTTGATCAGACAGACACCCCGTCGTCCGACGTCGCAAGCGAAGGCGGTCAGGGCACCGGCGGCCCGGCAGGCACCGGCGGCCAGGCAGGCACCGGCGGCCCGGTAGGCACCGGCGGCCAGGCAGGCACCGGCGGCCAGGACGCCGCTGTCGATCAACCTCCCGACGCCGCCGAGGTGGCACCGCCCGACTGGCCGGTCTGCACGCCGCCGTCCGGGGTCATTGATCTGTCGACCGGGCTCATCGTCTATTTGCAGCTCGACGAAGACAGCGGCAATCCGACGATCAACGATTCGTCCGTCAATCATCTGGTGACGACGGTGAACGCTCTCCTTGGCGGGGCGTCGTGGGTCAGCGGCCGCTTTGGTTCCGGGCTGTCGTTGCACGGCGGGACCAACGGCGCCTGGATCTCGGTCGAGGGGACCGACACCAGCGCGGTGAACAAGATCAGCGACGGGATCACGGTGTCGGCGTGGGCGAAATTTCCCGTCGGCAGCCCCCCCGACGGTTCGCTGCTGTCCCGTCGAGCAGCCGGTCCGAAAGGATACCTCTACCGATTCAGTGTCGCGGGCGGACAGTTGCGCGCTCAGCTGCACACCGCCAACGGCACCAACGTCGATCTCACGGCCAATCAACCGTTGCCGACCGATGGTAGGTGGATGCACCTGGCGATGACGTACACCGATACCGGGCCCACCCCCGGCGTCGAGCTGTTCGTCAACGGCGATACTTTCGGGCGGGTCTCATTCGCGCTGCAATTTGGTGCGGAAGAGACCGCGCTGCTGATGGGTGGTGATGAAGATCCCGCGGCGGTGATGCCGGCCACCGCGATCACCAATCGATTTGCTGGCGCATTGGACGAGCTGGCGGTCTACAATTTGGCCTTGTCAGCGACACAGATGAAGGCGCTGGCCTGTGGCGCGCAGCCGGCCGTCGTGACCGCCAAGGCCATGGTGGGAACGCGATGA
- a CDS encoding tetratricopeptide repeat protein, whose translation MLAAGALAAASVSTAVEAAPDSREARARAACAAGNVEKGVALLAQIAAQTGDVNALYNQARCYQQNGRTDEALERFKEYRRLAPDLSPDEAAQVNTYIRDLEAEQARNAAAAAPVPPAPAPTPPAPSAPPPPAPAMQPEGSHPSLVAPAILAGAGVAALAAGIYFSLKVRSIESDLESSTPITTAAYNDQVQSGQHAATFQWVSYGIAAAAAAGSVLTFALGRPAAAGAEAPHLGFAPAIGRDGVGGVVRFAF comes from the coding sequence GTGTTGGCCGCGGGCGCGTTGGCGGCGGCGTCGGTCTCGACGGCGGTGGAGGCGGCGCCCGATTCGCGCGAGGCGCGGGCGCGGGCCGCTTGCGCGGCCGGAAACGTCGAGAAAGGCGTGGCTCTGCTGGCCCAGATTGCCGCCCAGACCGGCGACGTCAACGCGCTTTACAATCAAGCCCGCTGCTACCAGCAGAACGGCCGCACCGACGAAGCCTTGGAGCGCTTCAAAGAATATCGCCGCCTCGCGCCCGATCTGTCCCCCGACGAGGCCGCCCAGGTGAATACCTATATCCGCGACCTGGAGGCCGAACAGGCCCGCAACGCCGCCGCTGCCGCGCCGGTCCCTCCCGCGCCCGCGCCGACCCCGCCGGCGCCCAGCGCGCCGCCGCCACCGGCTCCCGCCATGCAGCCGGAAGGATCGCATCCGTCGCTGGTCGCGCCCGCGATCCTGGCCGGCGCGGGCGTGGCGGCGCTGGCGGCGGGAATTTATTTCAGCTTGAAGGTGCGCTCGATCGAAAGCGATCTCGAATCGTCGACGCCCATCACGACGGCCGCGTACAACGACCAGGTCCAAAGCGGCCAGCACGCGGCCACTTTTCAGTGGGTCAGCTACGGCATCGCGGCGGCCGCCGCCGCAGGTTCGGTGCTGACCTTTGCGCTCGGTCGCCCGGCGGCGGCCGGCGCCGAGGCACCGCACCTGGGCTTCGCCCCGGCCATTGGCCGCGACGGCGTCGGCGGCGTCGTGCGCTTCGCCTTCTGA